From Mya arenaria isolate MELC-2E11 chromosome 1, ASM2691426v1, a single genomic window includes:
- the LOC128236495 gene encoding E3 ubiquitin-protein ligase TRIM71-like, which yields MEVPGNKLQAGPSAEDTTYCQPCEQDDEILPAEVYCTVCKEFLCSSCASVHRKLKMSRSHFLLDKSNMPTSIVGHKDEYECTEPCDIHPKESIKYFCSTHQTLICGHCAVQNHRSCHADVISDISKAFKDGKEYGDVMKTTARLFEDINLFASDVEKNVDVVAKLCENEVDKLRRYREEVNKYFEEREQALLKLIEKMKNMDEELLGSLKPKYTNLKSKLEEINVTLEAQGNNMIQLFIETKRVKKLLEGLQNELDNIKKENVIHHYEFRKDPATERLIASETGMGTLEIIMTENTTTSESDHGTLGLTVQGDGQMKTIVAAEHTVSQATDLTVLRFTPAMDISMKSPTDNTDCHVSSMLQLAGSRLLLADFNNNKIKVVNLQTNSLVFQISVPGQPWDICLLPEDRVAVTIANNRIQFLETRGKLAFGDHIKVNGDCRGIAYHEDSLIVSFFDGKVAVLNMNGHVIRQTHSDGSGKELFKWPNYLTVVCEGSTAFIYVSDWFGNTITKLDTNLNILKTFQDPALEGPNSITAVGNQLLICGFESKNIMVLDFSTGQMTQIMGKKEGIQHLLCFYYCPQQSKLLVTEQYNNSVKAFNTIE from the exons ATGGAGGTTCCAGGAAATAAACTGCAGGCAGGGCCATCTGCAGAGGACACAACCTACTGCCAGCCTTGTGAACAAGATGACGAAATCCTCCCTGCTGAGGTTTACTGTACCGTCTGCAAAGAGTTCCTCTGCTCTAGTTGCGCAAGTGTTCATAGGAAACTCAAAATGTCTAGATCGCATTTCCTTCTTGACAAATCAAATATGCCTACATCTATTGTGGGACATAAAGATGAATATGAATGCACAGAACCTTGTGATATCCATCCGAAAGAGTCTATCAAATACTTTTGCAGCACCCATCAGACCCTCATTTGTGGACACTGTGCAGTACAAAACCATCGATCGTGTCATGCTGATGTCATATCAGATATATCCAAAGCCTTCAAAGATGGAAAAGAGTATGGGGATGTTATGAAAACAACTGCCAGGTTATTTGAAGACATAAATTTATTCGCGTCTGATGTGGAGAAAAACGTTGACGTTGTAGCAAAGTTATGTGAAAATGAAGTTGACAAGCTGAGAAGATACCGAGAGGAAGTTAACAAGTATTTTGAAGAAAGAGAACAGGCACTGTTAAAGCTTATAGAGAAGATGAAAAACATGGACGAAGAACTACTAGGGTCTCTGAAACCGAAATATACAAACCTGAAGTCCAAGCTGGAAGAAATAAATGTCACACTCGAAGCACAAGGAAATAACATGATACAGTTGTTCATTGAGACCAAAAGGGTCAAGAAACTCTTAGAGGGCCTTCAGAATGAGCTTGATAACATTAAGAAGGAAAACGTAATTCACCACTACGAATTCAGAAAGGATCCAGCCACAGAGCGTCTTATTGCATCTGAAACTGGCATGGGGACATTAGAAATCATTATGACTGAAAACACAACCACGTCAG AGAGCGACCATGGCACATTAGGACTTACAGTTCAGGGAGATGGccaaatgaaaacaattgtagCTGCCGAACATACAG TGAGCCAGGCCACTGACCTGACTGTGTTGAGGTTTACACCAGCTATGGACATATCAATGAAGTCTCCAACTGACAACACGGACTGCCACGTGTCTAGTATGCTCCAACTTGCCGGATCGAGACTGCTGCTAGCTGactttaacaacaacaaaatcaaggTGGTGAACTTGCAGACCAACAGCTTGGTCTTCCAGATCAGTGTACCGGGTCAGCCATGGGACATATGTCTTCTTCCCGAGGATAGGGTGGCTGTTACAATAGCCAATAATCGTATACAGTTCCTGGAGACTCGTGGAAAACTCGCTTTTGGTGATCATATTAAAGTGAATGGTGACTGTCGGGGTATTGCTTACCATGAAGATAGCTTGATAGTGTCCTTCTTTGATGGAAAGGTAGCGGTACTGAATATGAATGGGCATGTTATAAGACAAACACATAGTGATGGCAGTGGAAAGGAACTATTTAAATGGCCTAACTACTTAACAGTTGTGTGTGAAGGTTCAACTGCTTTCATTTACGTATCAGACTGGTTTGGGAACACAATCACAAAGCTTGACACGAACCTTAACATCCTCAAGACGTTCCAGGACCCTGCATTGGAAGGACCAAACAGTATCACGGCAGTCGGAAACCAGTTGTTAATCTGTGGGTTCGAAAGTAAAAACATTATGGTACTGGACTTTTCGACTGGTCAGATGACACAAATAATGGGGAAGAAAGAGGGAATACAACATCTACTGTGTTTCTACTACTGTCCGCAGCAGAGCAAGCTTCTTGTTACAGAACAATATAACAATTCAGTAAAGGCGTTTAATACAATAGAGTAA